In Toxotes jaculatrix isolate fToxJac2 chromosome 11, fToxJac2.pri, whole genome shotgun sequence, a single genomic region encodes these proteins:
- the eef1a1a gene encoding elongation factor 1-alpha 1a yields MGKEKLHINIVVIGHVDSGKSTTTGHLIYKCGGIDKRTIEKFEKEAAEMGKGSFKYAWVLDKLKAERERGITIDISLWKFETSKYYVTIIDAPGHRDFIKNMITGTSQADCAVLIVAAGVGEFEAGISKNGQTREHALLAYTLGVKQLIVGINKMDSTEPNYSQKRYEEIVKEVSTYIKKIGYNPDTVAFVPISGWNGDNMLEPSPNMTWFKGWKINRKEGNASGTTLLEALDAIQPPTRPTDKPLRLPLQDVYKIGGIGTVPVGRVETGILKPGMVVTFAPVNVTTEVKSVEMHHEALTEALPGDNVGFNVKNVSVKDIRRGNVAGDSKNDPPQEAANFTAQVIILNHPGQISAGYAPVLDCHTAHIACKFAELKEKIDRRSGKKLEDNPKSLKSGDAAIVDMIPGKPMCVESFSEYPPLGRFAVRDMRQTVAVGVIKGVEKKVSTTGKITKSAQKAQRNK; encoded by the exons ATGGGAAAGGAGAAACTCCACATCAACATTGTTGTGATCGGCCATGTGGACTCTGGCAAGTCAACCACCACGGGCCACCTTATCTACAAGTGCGGGGGCATTGACAAAAGAACCATCGAGAAGTTTGAAAAGGAAGCTGCTGAG ATGGGGAAGGGGTCATTCAAGTACGCCTGGGTGCTGGACAAGCTGAAGGCAGAAAGGGAGCGTGGCATCACTATCGACATCTCACTGTGGAAGTTCGAAACGAGCAAGTACTATGTGACCATCATCGACGCCCCGGGTCACAGGGACTTCATCAAGAACATGATCACTGGGACCTCACAG GCAGATTGTGCTGTACTGAttgtggcagctggtgttgGAGAGTTCGAGGCAGGAATTTCCAAGAATGGACAGACCCGTGAGCACGCCCTCCTGGCCTACACACTGGGAGTAAAGCAGCTTATTGTGGGCATCAACAAGATGGACTCCACTGAGCCAAACTACAGCCAGAAACGTTACGAGGAAATAGTAAAAGAAGTGAGCACTTACATCAAAAAGATCGGCTACAATCCGGACACCGTCGCCTTCGTACCCATTTCAGGCTGGAATGGAGACAACATGCTTGAGCCCAGCCCTAAT ATGACTTGGTTTAAGGGATGGAAGATCAATAGGAAAGAAGGCAATGCATCAGGGACCACTCTACTGGAGGCTCTGGATGCTATCCAGCCTCCTACCCGTCCCACAGACAAACCTCTACGTCTGCCCCTGCAGGATGTCTACAAGATAGGAG GTATTGGAACAGTGCCTGTAGGCCGTGTGGAAACAGGCATACTGAAGCCTGGCATGGTGGTGACTTTTGCCCCTGTCAATGTGACGACTGAGGTGAAGTCTGTGGAGATGCACCATGAGGCACTGACTGAAGCCCTCCCCGGCGACAATGTGGGCTTTAATGTCAAGAACGTGTCCGTCAAGGACATTCGCCGTGGCAACGTGGCTGGCGACAGCAAGAATGACCCACCGCAGGAAGCTGCCAACTTCACTGCTCAG GTGATCATCCTCAATCACCCCGGACAGATCAGTGCTGGTTATGCTCCTGTGCTGGACTGTCACACCGCTCACATCGCCTGCAAATTTGCTGAGCTCAAAGAAAAGATTGATCGCCGCTCTGGCAAGAAGTTGGAGGACAACCCTAAATCTCTCAAATCTGGAGATGCTGCCATTGTGGATATGATTCCTGGCAAGCCAATGTGTGTTGAGAGCTTCTCTGAGTACCCTCCACTGG GTCGTTTTGCAGTGCGTGACATGCGTCAGACCGTGGCTGTCGGCGTGATTAAGGGTGTGGAGAAGAAGGTCTCCACCACTGGTAAAATTACCAAGTCTGCCCAGAAGGCCCAGAGGAACAAATGA